In one window of Campylobacter coli DNA:
- a CDS encoding 50S ribosomal protein L25/general stress protein Ctc: protein MLEGIVRESIGRKAAKALKRDGYLIANIYGKGLENINAAFKVNDFIKEVRKKTTLAFDVKVGSQTLNVVVVDYQKDPVTAELKHVDLKVAQKGVISKYMVPVKITGTAIGLKNKGVLIQSKRRLKVKCAAENLPNFFELDVSKLDVGDALLVRDVVVPEGVTMIDADRVAVVGVEKAR, encoded by the coding sequence ATGTTAGAAGGTATCGTTAGAGAGAGTATCGGTAGAAAAGCAGCTAAAGCTTTAAAAAGAGATGGTTATCTAATCGCAAACATCTACGGAAAAGGATTAGAAAACATCAATGCTGCTTTCAAAGTAAATGATTTTATCAAAGAAGTTCGCAAAAAAACAACTTTAGCTTTTGATGTAAAAGTAGGTTCACAAACTTTAAATGTTGTTGTAGTGGATTATCAAAAAGATCCTGTAACTGCAGAACTTAAACATGTGGATTTGAAAGTTGCACAAAAAGGTGTTATTTCTAAATACATGGTTCCAGTGAAAATTACAGGAACAGCTATCGGTCTTAAAAATAAAGGTGTTTTAATCCAATCAAAAAGAAGATTGAAAGTAAAATGTGCAGCAGAAAATTTACCAAATTTCTTCGAGCTTGATGTAAGCAAGCTTGATGTGGGTGATGCTTTACTTGTTCGTGATGTTGTAGTGCCTGAGGGTGTAACTATGATAGATGCTGATAGAGTAGCGGTAGTGGGCGTAGAAAAAGCTAGATGA
- the pth gene encoding aminoacyl-tRNA hydrolase, with product MILVVGLGNIGKEYENTRHNVGFMLVDLLLKEGNFTNLTNSKFKGELFKMGSSLFLKPHTYMNNSGLSVKAVNDFYKCERIIVVHDDIDINLGALRFKKGGSSGGHNGLKSIDNLCGSDYERVRIGVGKGENVISHVLGKFRAEEELILSKVLEHSKKALLELIRNDDLSAISSKYSLKA from the coding sequence ATGATCTTAGTCGTAGGGCTTGGCAATATAGGCAAAGAGTATGAAAATACTCGCCATAATGTCGGCTTTATGCTTGTTGATTTGCTTTTAAAAGAAGGCAATTTCACAAATCTTACAAACTCAAAATTCAAAGGAGAGCTTTTTAAAATGGGCTCTTCTTTATTTCTTAAACCCCATACTTATATGAATAATTCCGGATTAAGTGTAAAAGCAGTAAATGATTTTTATAAATGTGAGAGAATTATAGTCGTTCATGATGATATCGATATTAATTTAGGTGCTTTGCGTTTTAAAAAAGGCGGTTCTAGTGGGGGACATAATGGGCTTAAAAGCATAGATAATTTATGCGGAAGCGATTATGAAAGAGTGCGTATAGGAGTGGGTAAGGGTGAGAATGTTATTTCTCATGTTTTGGGTAAATTTAGAGCCGAAGAAGAGTTAATTTTAAGTAAGGTTTTAGAGCATTCTAAAAAAGCTTTACTTGAGCTTATTCGTAATGATGATTTATCGGCCATATCTTCAAAATATAGCTTAAAGGCTTAA